One part of the Armatimonas rosea genome encodes these proteins:
- the avs2 gene encoding AVAST type 2 anti-phage system protein Avs2, with the protein MSINWNSLRPWDGSQQTAFEEICCQLAACEAPFGSSARFIRKGTPDAGIECYWVSPSGEEVAWQAKFFTESPGVPQWNQLDESVRAALDKHPNLTRYIVCLPIDRADPRITDKNGKQKRWFMDRWNEKVTEWQGWATAKGKTVSFDYWGEHEIFLRLSSEQHKGRYLFWFNQEVLSISWFEKRLNEAIANAGERYTPELNVDLPVTQLFDGLGRTKSFFIRLKSLYGNIRRSYQDTTGIYITEVVPTEYEALRAPMARLLGLLEAIEPGELAHIPFKDIENLSTEAEAAAYQYQSALRRIVDKKKFEPGRAIEPNTQREDLARERYSADELRRSLYTLIHLAASTESQLANVPALLLLGDAGTGKTHLFCDISKHRIARGAPTVLLLGQHLSYGDPWPQLLGLLKLTCSPEEFLGALNSSGQASGEKALLLIDALNEGEGRRIWKNHLPGFLTLTREYPWISVAVSVRTSYEPVIVPTHLTEENIIREKHTGFAEHEYEATKTFFDAYGIVRPAIPLLNPEFQNPLFLKLFCKGLKGSGLTEIPRGFHGVTAVFDTLLATVNKKLANEDFLDYDEKLNIVQTALNHIAEAMSDAGTQMLPRNSAIEVVGKVLKTTGGYQQSLFRHLISEGLLAEDYTYVGKNEKTGEYEYAEVIRLTYERFADHLIVKNYLDRYILIPYKWRKFQRGLSLLRQLASYIPGFSDAINRYSKRSIGSAFNPETPLGKLLDNEYTSYQNKGILDALSIQLPERTGKELAEIVPRIASYESVRSSFVQSLIWRSLTAFSETTLEYINTHVLESEEGQSELFNAFLTLAATPNHPYNANKLHEYLHGFTLAERDALWSIFLHNQYGEHGVVDRLIEWSWEIEDKSHISDEALLLASTALTWFLTSSNRFVRDRATKALVSLLTHRIHILNLLMERFHNVNDLYITERLYAVAYGCVLRSTDAPEVASLTKNVYQWIFADGKPIPHLLIRDYARGVVETGIHLDGEIDEIDVSKIRPPYCSNWPETFPTEEEIKSLNKYQSSDVRSSRSLASRALYYSVMGFEDFARYIIGTNSDAFFWSPSSLSSPRIPTWQERKSAFEAVLTEEQLQLFHELEKVQSQSILTTIRAQIEIVYIDTEDNDTVSQLSDQEKQASDEEYITEDDEITLAKSMFFSSLDKEKLSLYESLGTMPFWPQQEQEDLFDLKNAQRWVLKRVYDLGWTPDLFADFDGYLNISRSDRSSHKPERIGKKYQWLAWHEFLAYAADNLQIHRRFGNEDSDYIGPWQMSRRDIDPSCLLAETKASSSEQQDKLPWWAAVRYDAWDKTSADLEWLQKSSDLPDVDALINVVDPNDGTQWIVMDTFLKWQEPVPPEEDPNEVARRQLWYMTRAYVVKKDEAESFFTWACDQDFMGRWMPEVKSLHDVFLGEFHWSPAYLYHSNEYYGIQEWHDVSHGAPGQVSITTIEYTAEGNDYDCSIASGYTITLPSKGLADRMQLSWCGQEGKFFAQDKTLVAYDPSIRKSGPSTLLIRREALLHFLKENDYEMFWTVLGEKIIMPGSFSRDHKGRLNISGACRFVGNTLEKTIKAEFKPSA; encoded by the coding sequence ATGAGCATCAACTGGAATAGTCTTCGTCCTTGGGACGGGTCACAACAAACAGCTTTCGAGGAGATTTGCTGTCAACTCGCCGCATGTGAAGCACCCTTTGGAAGCAGCGCACGTTTTATCCGCAAAGGAACTCCTGATGCGGGGATTGAGTGCTACTGGGTATCCCCCTCTGGAGAGGAGGTGGCTTGGCAGGCAAAGTTTTTCACTGAGAGCCCCGGCGTTCCTCAATGGAATCAGCTTGATGAGTCAGTGAGAGCAGCACTGGATAAGCATCCAAATTTAACTCGCTACATCGTTTGTCTTCCTATTGATCGCGCAGACCCACGTATCACTGATAAGAATGGCAAGCAAAAGCGATGGTTTATGGATCGTTGGAACGAGAAGGTTACAGAATGGCAAGGCTGGGCTACTGCCAAAGGAAAAACCGTTTCTTTTGATTATTGGGGAGAGCACGAAATTTTCCTGCGCTTGAGCAGTGAGCAGCACAAGGGACGTTATTTATTTTGGTTTAATCAAGAGGTTCTTAGCATCTCATGGTTCGAGAAGCGGTTGAATGAAGCGATTGCAAATGCTGGCGAGCGATATACTCCAGAATTGAATGTCGACCTACCGGTGACTCAGCTTTTTGATGGCTTAGGAAGAACAAAATCATTTTTTATCAGACTGAAATCACTCTATGGAAATATCCGCCGTTCTTATCAAGATACCACGGGGATATATATTACTGAAGTCGTACCTACTGAATACGAAGCACTCCGTGCGCCTATGGCACGCCTACTAGGTTTGCTTGAGGCAATTGAGCCCGGTGAACTTGCACATATCCCATTTAAAGATATTGAAAATTTATCTACTGAGGCAGAAGCTGCTGCATATCAGTACCAATCTGCTCTCAGGCGAATAGTAGATAAGAAGAAATTTGAACCAGGGCGAGCCATCGAGCCAAATACGCAACGTGAAGATTTAGCACGCGAGCGTTACTCCGCCGACGAACTTAGAAGATCACTTTATACGCTGATACATCTAGCGGCAAGCACAGAATCTCAACTTGCTAATGTACCTGCTCTACTTCTGCTTGGAGATGCAGGTACCGGAAAGACACATCTTTTTTGCGATATTTCTAAACACCGGATTGCCCGTGGAGCACCAACGGTACTTCTTTTGGGGCAACACTTATCATATGGAGATCCATGGCCGCAGTTGCTCGGGTTGCTCAAACTTACCTGCTCGCCTGAAGAGTTTTTAGGTGCACTTAATTCATCAGGGCAAGCCTCGGGTGAGAAGGCACTTCTGCTGATCGATGCCCTCAACGAAGGAGAAGGAAGACGTATCTGGAAGAATCACTTACCAGGTTTCCTCACACTCACCCGAGAATACCCATGGATTAGCGTCGCTGTTAGTGTTAGAACCTCATACGAGCCCGTTATAGTCCCAACACATCTTACAGAAGAGAATATCATCCGTGAGAAACATACAGGTTTTGCAGAACATGAATACGAAGCGACCAAAACATTTTTTGATGCCTATGGAATTGTTCGACCTGCAATTCCCCTCCTGAACCCTGAGTTCCAAAATCCACTTTTTTTGAAACTCTTTTGTAAAGGATTAAAGGGTAGTGGCTTAACAGAAATACCAAGAGGTTTTCACGGTGTTACAGCAGTGTTTGACACCCTTCTTGCTACAGTAAACAAAAAGCTTGCAAATGAGGATTTCCTAGACTATGATGAGAAACTAAATATCGTGCAAACGGCACTAAATCATATTGCGGAAGCGATGTCTGATGCAGGAACCCAAATGCTTCCCAGAAATTCGGCTATAGAGGTAGTTGGAAAAGTTTTGAAGACAACAGGTGGCTATCAGCAATCTCTTTTTCGACATCTCATCTCCGAAGGACTTCTGGCAGAAGATTATACATACGTTGGAAAAAATGAAAAAACTGGTGAGTACGAATATGCGGAGGTAATCCGGCTCACTTACGAGCGATTTGCCGACCATCTTATTGTGAAAAACTATCTCGACCGCTACATATTAATCCCTTATAAATGGCGTAAGTTTCAGAGAGGACTGTCCCTGTTGAGACAATTAGCTTCTTATATACCAGGCTTTTCAGACGCAATTAACAGATATAGTAAGAGATCAATAGGAAGTGCATTTAATCCTGAAACGCCACTCGGCAAACTACTCGATAATGAATACACAAGCTACCAAAATAAAGGAATTTTGGATGCACTCTCTATCCAGTTACCAGAACGGACCGGCAAAGAGCTAGCCGAAATAGTCCCCCGCATAGCAAGTTACGAGTCCGTAAGATCGAGTTTTGTTCAAAGTCTAATTTGGCGTTCTTTGACCGCTTTCTCGGAAACAACTTTAGAATATATCAATACACATGTTCTAGAATCAGAAGAAGGGCAAAGTGAACTGTTCAATGCATTCCTTACCTTAGCTGCCACACCAAACCATCCCTATAATGCTAACAAATTGCATGAGTATTTACATGGCTTTACGCTCGCAGAAAGAGATGCTTTGTGGTCTATTTTTCTTCACAATCAGTATGGCGAACATGGAGTTGTAGACCGATTGATTGAATGGTCTTGGGAAATAGAGGACAAAAGCCATATTAGTGATGAAGCATTACTGCTTGCGAGTACAGCACTTACCTGGTTCTTGACATCTTCAAACAGATTTGTAAGAGATCGAGCAACCAAAGCATTAGTATCCTTACTGACTCACCGAATCCATATACTAAATTTGCTTATGGAGCGCTTCCATAATGTGAATGATCTTTATATTACGGAACGTCTTTATGCTGTTGCGTACGGCTGTGTCCTACGAAGTACAGATGCACCAGAGGTAGCATCTCTAACGAAGAATGTTTATCAGTGGATATTTGCGGATGGAAAACCGATACCACATCTGCTTATTCGAGATTATGCACGGGGTGTTGTGGAAACTGGCATTCACCTTGATGGAGAAATCGATGAAATAGATGTATCAAAAATCCGTCCGCCGTACTGTAGTAATTGGCCTGAGACATTTCCCACCGAAGAAGAAATAAAGAGTCTCAATAAATACCAATCAAGCGATGTGCGATCTTCCAGAAGCCTAGCAAGTAGAGCACTCTATTACTCAGTGATGGGATTTGAAGACTTTGCACGATACATCATTGGTACTAATTCTGATGCATTCTTTTGGAGCCCTTCATCGTTGAGTTCTCCACGCATACCAACCTGGCAAGAGCGAAAATCTGCCTTTGAAGCAGTTCTCACGGAAGAACAACTACAGTTGTTTCACGAATTAGAAAAAGTTCAATCCCAGTCAATTCTAACTACAATACGAGCACAAATAGAGATTGTCTACATAGACACAGAAGACAACGATACTGTATCTCAGTTATCAGACCAGGAAAAGCAAGCAAGCGACGAAGAATATATCACTGAGGATGATGAAATCACTTTGGCTAAGTCTATGTTTTTTAGTTCGCTGGATAAAGAAAAATTGAGCCTCTATGAGTCTCTTGGTACGATGCCTTTCTGGCCTCAACAAGAGCAAGAAGATCTTTTTGATTTAAAAAACGCGCAACGCTGGGTTTTAAAGCGGGTATATGACCTCGGCTGGACACCAGATCTTTTTGCTGATTTCGATGGTTATCTCAATATAAGCCGATCAGATCGATCTTCTCATAAACCTGAAAGGATTGGGAAAAAATATCAGTGGCTTGCTTGGCATGAATTTCTTGCCTACGCAGCCGACAATCTTCAAATACATCGTCGCTTTGGGAATGAGGATAGCGATTATATCGGCCCATGGCAGATGAGCCGACGTGACATTGATCCATCATGTCTTCTTGCCGAAACAAAGGCTTCAAGTTCCGAGCAGCAGGATAAGTTACCTTGGTGGGCTGCTGTTCGGTACGATGCATGGGATAAAACCTCAGCTGATTTAGAGTGGCTCCAGAAAAGTAGTGACCTGCCAGATGTTGATGCACTCATCAATGTAGTTGATCCAAATGACGGAACCCAGTGGATTGTGATGGATACATTCCTAAAATGGCAGGAGCCTGTTCCACCTGAAGAAGACCCAAATGAAGTCGCCCGTCGTCAACTTTGGTACATGACAAGAGCCTATGTGGTAAAAAAGGATGAAGCTGAGTCTTTTTTTACGTGGGCTTGCGACCAAGATTTTATGGGGAGGTGGATGCCAGAGGTAAAATCACTCCACGATGTCTTTCTTGGAGAATTTCACTGGTCACCTGCGTATCTTTACCATAGTAATGAGTACTATGGCATACAAGAATGGCATGATGTCAGTCACGGTGCACCTGGTCAAGTTAGTATTACCACCATAGAATACACGGCTGAGGGAAACGATTACGACTGTTCTATTGCCTCGGGATATACTATCACTCTACCCTCAAAAGGACTCGCTGACAGGATGCAACTTTCTTGGTGTGGTCAAGAAGGTAAATTTTTCGCACAGGATAAAACACTTGTAGCATATGATCCTTCTATTAGAAAATCTGGACCTAGTACTTTATTAATACGACGAGAAGCTCTTTTACACTTTCTAAAAGAAAATGACTATGAAATGTTCTGGACGGTGCTTGGAGAGAAAATTATTATGCCAGGTAGTTTCTCAAGAGACCATAAAGGCAGGCTGAACATTTCTGGAGCATGCCGATTCGTAGGCAACACTTTGGAAAAAACCATCAAGGCTGAATTTAAGCCCAGTGCTTAA
- a CDS encoding heavy metal translocating P-type ATPase, translating to MNQTRYYISAMDCPTEEQIIRNGLKSHPAVERLDFDLINRVLTVTNIEGSDPATVEAALTKLGMPPQIADSHESVQKAQEETSKGHKLKWVWLGLSGALAGGAELTAWLTGNEKSVVVIGMVLVSLALGGRDTFRKAFTSLKTLTLNINFLMALAVVGAMVVGQWPEAAMVTFLFGVAELIESYSLEKARGAISALMQLAPETASVWDVHEGETEGHWHEMPVGEVALSQRIRIKPGERIPLDGKVMEGASAVNQAPITGESLPVEKQVNDAVFAGTINGRGLLVIEVTAVKGNTTLDRIAKAVRDAQSEKAPTQRFVDKFACIYTPAVVVLALLVAVAPPLFGYGTWSVWLYKALVMLVIACPCALVISTPVTVVSALAAAARQGILVKGGGYLEAGKNLKVIALDKTGTLTTGRPVVTDVIPLGDGSPEYLLHLAASLDAGSEHPVASAIVASCALGHDCKPLPVMEFEALVGRGVTGTLEGRRYYVGNHRLTEENKVCGPHVEEVMARLESEGKTPVILTDDTQALAVLGVADTLRETSIAAVKELHALGIRTVMLTGDNQRTAEAIAKEAGVDDPKGDLLPEHKLTAIESLLKEFGPESIGMVGDGINDAPALAKASVGFAMGAAGTDTAIETADVALMEDDLRKLPAFVRLSRKTGQVLVQNISLALGIKVVFFALALAGTATLWMAVFADMGASLLVVANGLRMLRRPTR from the coding sequence ATGAACCAGACCCGTTACTACATTTCTGCGATGGACTGCCCTACCGAGGAGCAGATCATTCGTAATGGCCTCAAAAGCCACCCGGCAGTCGAGCGGCTGGACTTCGACCTCATCAATCGGGTGCTCACGGTCACCAATATCGAAGGCAGCGACCCAGCCACCGTCGAGGCTGCGCTTACCAAACTTGGCATGCCTCCTCAGATCGCAGACAGCCACGAGAGCGTCCAGAAGGCGCAGGAAGAGACCAGTAAAGGCCACAAGCTCAAGTGGGTCTGGTTGGGACTCTCCGGGGCGCTGGCGGGCGGCGCGGAGCTGACAGCCTGGCTCACGGGCAACGAGAAAAGCGTTGTGGTTATCGGGATGGTGCTCGTCTCGCTAGCGCTTGGTGGACGCGATACGTTCCGTAAAGCCTTCACTTCCCTCAAGACCCTGACCCTCAATATTAACTTCCTCATGGCACTGGCGGTCGTCGGGGCGATGGTGGTTGGGCAGTGGCCGGAAGCCGCGATGGTGACGTTTCTCTTTGGCGTGGCCGAGCTGATCGAGTCCTACTCGCTGGAGAAAGCCCGTGGCGCGATCTCGGCGCTTATGCAGCTTGCTCCCGAGACTGCGAGCGTCTGGGACGTTCACGAGGGTGAGACTGAAGGCCACTGGCACGAGATGCCTGTTGGAGAGGTAGCTCTTAGTCAACGCATCCGGATTAAACCTGGTGAGCGTATTCCGTTGGATGGCAAGGTGATGGAGGGAGCCTCGGCGGTGAATCAGGCTCCCATCACCGGCGAGAGTCTTCCCGTCGAGAAGCAAGTAAACGATGCTGTCTTTGCGGGGACGATCAACGGGCGCGGGCTTCTGGTTATCGAGGTCACAGCGGTCAAGGGCAACACGACGCTGGATCGCATCGCCAAGGCCGTTCGGGACGCCCAAAGCGAGAAAGCCCCTACCCAGCGCTTCGTGGACAAGTTCGCCTGTATCTACACACCTGCTGTGGTCGTGCTGGCACTCCTGGTGGCAGTTGCTCCTCCGCTTTTTGGCTATGGGACATGGAGCGTGTGGCTCTATAAGGCGCTTGTCATGCTGGTTATCGCTTGTCCCTGCGCCCTCGTGATCTCCACTCCCGTCACGGTCGTTTCGGCGCTGGCAGCAGCAGCGCGTCAGGGAATCTTGGTCAAGGGCGGCGGCTACCTGGAAGCAGGCAAGAACCTGAAGGTCATCGCGCTCGACAAGACCGGAACGCTCACGACGGGCAGACCGGTGGTAACGGACGTGATTCCCCTAGGCGATGGCTCTCCAGAATACCTGCTGCACCTCGCGGCAAGCCTCGATGCAGGAAGCGAGCATCCCGTTGCCTCCGCTATCGTGGCCTCCTGCGCTCTGGGCCACGACTGCAAGCCGCTCCCCGTCATGGAGTTTGAGGCGCTGGTAGGCCGGGGCGTCACGGGAACGCTGGAAGGACGGCGCTACTACGTGGGTAACCATCGCTTGACCGAGGAAAACAAGGTCTGCGGCCCGCACGTTGAGGAGGTGATGGCGCGGTTGGAGTCGGAGGGAAAGACACCCGTGATCCTGACCGATGACACGCAGGCGCTCGCGGTTCTGGGAGTCGCGGACACGCTCAGGGAAACGAGTATTGCTGCGGTCAAGGAGCTTCACGCTCTTGGTATTCGCACCGTGATGCTCACGGGCGACAACCAGCGCACCGCCGAAGCGATAGCCAAGGAAGCAGGCGTGGACGATCCCAAGGGAGACCTGCTGCCAGAGCACAAGCTCACGGCCATCGAGTCGCTGCTGAAGGAGTTTGGGCCGGAGAGTATCGGGATGGTGGGCGATGGGATCAATGACGCGCCCGCACTGGCGAAAGCGTCGGTGGGCTTCGCGATGGGCGCTGCGGGCACGGATACGGCAATAGAGACCGCCGATGTTGCCCTGATGGAAGATGATCTAAGGAAGCTCCCGGCATTCGTGCGGCTCTCCCGAAAGACCGGGCAGGTACTCGTGCAGAACATCAGCTTGGCGCTCGGGATAAAGGTAGTGTTCTTCGCCCTGGCTCTAGCGGGGACAGCGACGCTCTGGATGGCAGTCTTCGCTGACATGGGTGCGAGCTTGCTCGTGGTGGCTAATGGCCTAAGGATGCTACGTCGCCCTACGAGGTAG